The following are encoded in a window of Mycobacterium decipiens genomic DNA:
- a CDS encoding MCE family protein, which translates to MDDREEGLHPAWYTLILVVIFTASIALTYLLFMGTLRSVVPVTLTSDRSGLVMETNAKVKLRGVQVGRVAEIVGGGKGPAPVALRLDIDSDQIRHIPANVEAEIRATTVFGPKFVDLIYPSDPSPKRLTAGQVVKSRNVTAEANTVFQNLVDVLDQIDPAKLNGALTALAEGVRGQGERIGRAITDGNQVLLELNPRSETVRADWRALKDFNDTYSVAAQDILATLESLSTTSTTITSHSTQLDALLLATIGFSNAGISLLAPNHANLIKAINVLEPTTNLLHKYDPSYTCLLVGAKFLLDAGGYEAPGGNGRSLVLDVGLALGDDPYRYPQNLPIVGAKGGPGGKPGCGSLPIVDNNWPVRNLVTNTGFGTGLDWRPNPGIGFPGWANYFPVTRAVPEPPSIRNLFGGPAIGPIPYPGAPPYGADLYAPDGTPLWPGLPPAPPPGAPRAPGPTPGSEPFVVPVPAQVQPTPLPPTPLPREAAPSP; encoded by the coding sequence GTGGACGACCGAGAGGAAGGACTGCACCCGGCGTGGTACACGCTGATCCTGGTGGTGATCTTCACCGCCTCGATCGCGCTGACTTATCTGCTGTTCATGGGCACGCTGCGCTCCGTTGTCCCCGTCACGCTGACCTCCGACCGCTCCGGTCTGGTCATGGAAACCAACGCCAAGGTCAAACTGCGTGGCGTACAGGTCGGGCGGGTCGCGGAGATAGTCGGCGGCGGGAAGGGCCCTGCGCCAGTGGCCCTAAGACTCGACATCGACTCGGACCAGATCCGGCACATCCCGGCGAACGTCGAAGCCGAGATCCGAGCCACCACGGTGTTCGGCCCCAAGTTCGTCGACCTCATCTACCCGAGCGATCCCAGTCCGAAACGACTGACGGCCGGTCAGGTGGTGAAGTCGCGCAATGTCACCGCCGAGGCCAACACCGTATTCCAGAACTTGGTCGACGTGCTGGATCAAATCGATCCCGCCAAGCTCAACGGCGCGCTCACCGCGCTCGCCGAGGGCGTCCGCGGTCAAGGCGAGCGGATCGGGCGGGCGATCACCGACGGCAATCAGGTACTGCTCGAGCTGAACCCGCGCAGCGAAACCGTGCGCGCCGACTGGCGGGCCCTGAAGGACTTCAACGACACCTATAGCGTTGCGGCACAAGACATCCTGGCCACGCTCGAATCGCTCAGCACCACCAGCACCACCATTACCAGCCATTCGACGCAACTGGACGCTTTGCTGCTGGCCACCATCGGGTTTTCCAACGCCGGCATCAGCCTGCTCGCACCGAACCACGCCAATCTCATCAAGGCCATCAATGTGCTCGAGCCGACGACAAACCTGCTCCACAAGTACGACCCGTCCTACACCTGTCTGCTGGTGGGCGCGAAGTTCCTGCTGGATGCCGGAGGTTACGAAGCGCCCGGCGGCAACGGGAGGTCGCTCGTACTGGACGTAGGCCTGGCACTCGGCGACGACCCATACCGCTATCCGCAGAACCTGCCCATCGTCGGCGCCAAGGGCGGGCCTGGCGGCAAACCGGGCTGTGGTTCGCTGCCGATCGTCGACAACAACTGGCCGGTGCGCAACCTCGTCACAAACACCGGATTCGGAACGGGACTGGACTGGCGGCCCAATCCCGGCATCGGATTCCCCGGGTGGGCCAACTACTTCCCGGTCACCCGCGCGGTGCCCGAACCGCCCAGCATCCGCAACCTCTTCGGTGGCCCGGCAATCGGACCGATCCCGTATCCGGGCGCCCCGCCCTACGGCGCGGATCTGTACGCGCCGGACGGTACCCCACTGTGGCCCGGGCTGCCGCCAGCACCACCACCGGGAGCCCCGCGGGCTCCCGGGCCGACACCGGGCTCCGAGCCCTTCGTGGTCCCGGTGCCCGCGCAGGTACAGCCCACCCCGCTACCGCCGACTCCGCTACCACGGGAGGCCGCTCCGTCACCATGA
- a CDS encoding Mce protein, with amino-acid sequence MADDVAAPEEVSDSTTHQEQPEPAKVGETTGAAGEAGDQDKAAPDVQEEAGEAHDTEQETPAKPQMSKVRLAIVAGLVVVVALAALAGWVGFRAYNSYQADQQRKLYVQVARQGALNLTTIDWHQADADIQRILNSSTGTFYDDFQRRAQPFIEVVKHFQSKSEGTITAAALESESDDQAQVLLAVTVRTSTADAVEQRPRAWRMRITVKKLGDEAKVANVEFVP; translated from the coding sequence ATGGCAGACGATGTTGCTGCCCCCGAAGAAGTGAGTGATTCGACGACTCACCAGGAGCAACCCGAACCTGCCAAGGTCGGTGAGACCACAGGTGCAGCCGGCGAGGCCGGAGACCAGGACAAGGCAGCGCCCGACGTCCAGGAAGAGGCCGGCGAAGCTCACGACACCGAGCAGGAGACACCGGCCAAGCCGCAGATGTCGAAGGTGCGGCTGGCGATCGTCGCGGGATTGGTGGTCGTGGTGGCGCTGGCGGCGTTGGCGGGTTGGGTCGGGTTCCGCGCATACAATTCGTATCAGGCCGACCAGCAACGCAAGCTGTACGTGCAGGTCGCCCGGCAAGGTGCGCTGAATCTCACCACTATCGACTGGCACCAGGCCGACGCCGATATTCAGCGCATCCTGAATTCGTCGACCGGCACCTTCTACGACGACTTCCAGCGCCGCGCGCAGCCGTTCATCGAGGTCGTCAAACATTTTCAGTCGAAATCAGAGGGAACCATCACCGCGGCCGCGCTGGAGTCGGAGTCGGATGATCAGGCCCAGGTGCTGCTAGCGGTGACTGTCAGGACGTCGACTGCTGATGCGGTCGAACAACGTCCTCGTGCGTGGCGGATGCGCATCACGGTGAAGAAGCTGGGTGACGAGGCCAAAGTAGCCAACGTGGAGTTCGTGCCATGA
- a CDS encoding MCE family protein, with amino-acid sequence MRLTRQILIQMAIFALVATTALLIMVFGYMQVPALLGVGYYRVTLELPESGGLYARSNVTYRGVEVGTVESVELTDTGVAAVLSLKSDVRIPADLEAEVHSVSSVGEQYVQLLPRSGNGPSLQDVGVIPRDRTRVPTDINTVLDETNRGLQAIPRDNLKTVVDETYLAVSGLGPELRRLINGSSTLAIDARANLDSLTTLIDQSKPVLDTQTDTAGAIQAWAMNLASISEQLQRQDPALARILDRGPGAAEELRALFARLQPTLPIVLANLVSVGEVAVAYRPSLEQLLVLLPQGTAVTQAVGTHKRNTIQDYKGDALVFNLNLMLPALPAPIPLPPQQLPPPCTTGFLPAQQQRVPTFEDYPDRPPGYLYCRVPQDAPFNVRGARNLPCVTVPGKRAPMVKMCESDEHYVPLNEGYNWKGDPNATLSGQPIPQLPPETAPPQGAPPPSSAPPPPIAAAEYDPATGTYVGPDGRIYTQANLGQSAAEERTWQTMLLPPKK; translated from the coding sequence ATGCGCCTGACTCGGCAAATTCTCATCCAGATGGCGATCTTCGCCCTAGTGGCGACCACCGCTTTGTTGATCATGGTCTTCGGGTATATGCAAGTGCCCGCTCTTCTTGGCGTCGGGTACTACCGCGTGACCCTCGAGTTGCCCGAGTCGGGCGGGTTGTATGCGAGGAGCAATGTCACCTATCGCGGCGTCGAAGTCGGCACGGTGGAAAGCGTTGAGCTGACCGATACCGGTGTCGCCGCGGTGCTGTCGCTGAAGTCCGACGTCAGGATTCCGGCCGACCTGGAAGCCGAGGTGCACAGCGTGTCCTCGGTCGGCGAGCAGTATGTTCAGCTGCTTCCCCGCAGCGGCAACGGTCCGTCCTTGCAGGATGTCGGTGTGATCCCGCGGGACCGCACCCGCGTTCCGACGGATATCAACACGGTGTTGGACGAAACCAACCGCGGCCTGCAGGCGATTCCACGGGATAACCTGAAGACTGTTGTCGACGAGACGTACCTCGCCGTCAGCGGGCTAGGGCCCGAGCTTCGACGGTTGATCAACGGGTCCAGCACGCTGGCCATCGACGCCCGCGCCAACCTTGACTCACTGACCACGTTGATCGACCAATCCAAGCCGGTGCTGGACACGCAGACCGACACCGCTGGCGCCATCCAGGCGTGGGCTATGAACCTGGCGAGCATCAGCGAGCAACTGCAACGCCAGGACCCAGCCCTGGCCAGGATCCTCGATAGAGGTCCCGGGGCCGCCGAGGAGCTGCGCGCACTATTCGCGCGGCTGCAGCCCACGCTGCCCATCGTGCTGGCAAACCTGGTCAGCGTCGGGGAGGTGGCTGTCGCCTACCGACCGAGCCTCGAGCAATTGCTGGTGCTGCTGCCTCAGGGCACCGCCGTCACGCAGGCCGTGGGTACACACAAGCGCAACACGATCCAGGACTACAAGGGCGATGCGTTGGTCTTCAATCTGAACCTGATGCTGCCTGCGCTACCGGCGCCGATCCCGCTACCACCGCAGCAGCTCCCGCCGCCGTGCACCACCGGCTTTCTGCCCGCCCAGCAGCAGCGGGTGCCCACCTTCGAGGACTACCCCGACCGCCCGCCCGGATATTTGTACTGCCGGGTGCCCCAGGACGCGCCATTTAACGTGCGGGGTGCTCGCAACCTGCCTTGCGTGACCGTCCCAGGCAAACGCGCCCCGATGGTGAAGATGTGTGAGAGCGACGAGCACTACGTGCCGCTCAACGAGGGCTACAACTGGAAGGGCGACCCCAACGCCACACTGTCTGGGCAGCCGATACCGCAACTGCCCCCGGAGACGGCACCGCCACAAGGCGCTCCGCCGCCGAGTTCAGCGCCGCCACCGCCCATTGCGGCTGCTGAATACGACCCGGCAACCGGTACGTATGTGGGTCCGGACGGGCGCATATACACCCAAGCTAACCTTGGCCAGAGTGCAGCAGAGGAGCGAACATGGCAGACGATGTTGCTGCCCCCGAAGAAGTGA
- a CDS encoding virulence factor Mce family protein, which produces MIRRGRTWLGVVLVLLLAGGVVVLLRTAETINRTKVVAYFENSNGVFIGDDVLILGVPVGRITKIEPQPERVKISFWYDSKYKVPADAKAAILSPTLVTARAIQLTPAYTGGPVMTDDTVIPRERTAVPVEWDDVRAQLAKLTKELQPTEPGGMSPLGSVINTAADNLRGQGANIRDTIVKLSQAVTALGDHSTDIFSTVKNLAILVSALQDSTTVMRQLNQNLATVTGLLADDPDEVANAVRDLGAVVGEVQTFVADNREALGTTSDKLAGVTQALTDSLDDVKQLLHVAPTTLQNYVNIWQPAQGAVSAVPMLNNFANPISFLCGAIQAASRLGAEESAKLCVQYLAPIIKNRQYNFLPLSQNVFVGATTRPNELTYSEDWLRPDYIPPQPAPSQAIPSPLLPAEVPPPLGGGHPPAEEAPLTPDPAAGLRGLMTPPGVGP; this is translated from the coding sequence ATGATCCGCCGGGGCAGAACCTGGCTGGGCGTCGTGCTGGTGCTGCTGTTGGCGGGTGGGGTGGTCGTGCTGCTGCGGACCGCCGAGACGATCAACCGCACAAAAGTCGTCGCCTACTTCGAGAACAGCAACGGCGTCTTCATCGGCGACGATGTTCTCATTCTCGGTGTGCCCGTCGGCAGAATCACCAAGATCGAACCGCAGCCCGAACGGGTCAAGATTTCGTTTTGGTACGACAGCAAGTACAAAGTGCCGGCCGACGCGAAGGCCGCGATCCTGTCGCCGACGCTGGTGACCGCGCGCGCCATCCAACTCACCCCTGCCTACACCGGTGGGCCGGTGATGACCGACGACACGGTTATCCCGCGGGAACGCACCGCGGTTCCGGTGGAATGGGACGACGTCCGTGCGCAGCTGGCGAAACTGACCAAGGAATTGCAGCCCACCGAGCCCGGCGGCATGAGCCCCCTGGGCTCGGTCATCAACACCGCCGCCGACAACCTGCGCGGCCAGGGCGCCAACATCCGCGACACCATCGTCAAGCTGTCGCAAGCCGTTACGGCCCTCGGCGATCACAGCACCGACATCTTCTCCACCGTCAAGAATCTGGCGATCCTGGTGTCAGCGCTGCAGGACAGCACCACCGTGATGCGCCAACTCAACCAGAACCTGGCGACCGTGACCGGCCTGCTCGCCGATGATCCGGACGAGGTCGCCAACGCGGTGCGGGACCTGGGCGCCGTGGTCGGCGAGGTTCAGACGTTCGTGGCGGACAACCGTGAAGCGCTGGGCACCACCTCCGACAAGTTGGCGGGAGTGACCCAGGCGCTGACGGACAGCCTCGACGACGTCAAGCAATTACTACACGTGGCGCCCACCACGTTGCAGAACTACGTGAACATCTGGCAGCCGGCCCAGGGCGCGGTGAGTGCCGTGCCGATGCTCAACAACTTCGCCAATCCGATTTCCTTCCTGTGCGGCGCAATTCAGGCGGCGTCACGGCTGGGCGCCGAGGAGTCGGCGAAGCTGTGCGTGCAGTACCTGGCGCCGATCATCAAGAACCGCCAGTACAATTTCCTGCCCCTCTCGCAGAACGTTTTCGTCGGCGCCACGACACGACCGAATGAGCTGACCTACAGCGAGGACTGGCTGCGTCCGGATTACATTCCGCCCCAGCCTGCTCCGTCGCAGGCAATTCCGTCGCCGCTGCTGCCGGCGGAGGTACCGCCCCCGCTAGGCGGCGGCCATCCGCCGGCGGAAGAAGCGCCCTTGACGCCGGACCCGGCTGCCGGCCTTCGCGGGCTAATGACTCCACCTGGAGTCGGACCATGA
- a CDS encoding ABC transporter permease → MLRPVRHRLNALVRGWNRIGRQTKFYGRTLRSVHYMLIHYRVELIRLIAQMGLGAGALMVIGGTVAIVGFLTVTTGALVAVQGYSDFSELGVEALTGFASAFFNVRLIAPATTAIALSATIGAGATAQLGAMRISEEIDALEVMGIRTVAFLAASRVTAGLLVVIPLYCVGVLASFWAARFGTTVLYGQATGVYDHYFKTFLNPTDLIWSFIQCVALSLVIMLVHTYYGYTATGGPAGVGEAVGRAVRTSLIFSAFVLVMISLAVYGQSGNFHLAG, encoded by the coding sequence ATGTTGCGGCCCGTACGGCACCGGCTCAACGCCTTGGTCAGGGGATGGAATCGGATCGGGCGTCAAACGAAGTTCTACGGGCGCACCCTGCGCTCGGTCCACTACATGCTGATCCACTACCGGGTCGAGTTGATCCGGCTCATTGCGCAGATGGGCCTGGGCGCGGGAGCGCTCATGGTCATCGGTGGGACAGTCGCGATCGTTGGCTTCCTCACGGTGACCACCGGGGCACTGGTCGCAGTGCAAGGCTATAGCGACTTCTCCGAACTCGGGGTGGAGGCCCTTACCGGATTTGCGTCAGCCTTCTTCAACGTCCGCCTGATCGCGCCGGCGACCACCGCCATCGCGCTGTCCGCCACGATCGGCGCCGGTGCCACCGCACAACTCGGCGCCATGCGGATCAGCGAGGAAATTGACGCGCTCGAGGTGATGGGTATCCGCACCGTCGCCTTCCTCGCCGCGAGCCGGGTAACAGCGGGATTGCTCGTGGTGATCCCGCTGTATTGCGTGGGAGTGCTGGCGTCGTTCTGGGCCGCGCGATTCGGCACGACCGTCCTCTACGGCCAGGCGACGGGTGTATACGACCACTACTTCAAGACGTTCCTGAACCCCACCGACCTGATCTGGTCGTTCATTCAATGTGTCGCCCTATCGCTGGTGATCATGCTCGTGCACACCTACTACGGCTACACCGCAACCGGCGGGCCGGCCGGGGTAGGAGAAGCCGTCGGGCGTGCGGTACGCACCTCGCTGATCTTCTCCGCGTTCGTGCTGGTGATGATCTCGCTCGCGGTTTATGGGCAATCCGGCAACTTCCACCTGGCGGGATAG
- the murI gene encoding glutamate racemase, with protein sequence MSSPFAPVGVFDSGVGGLTVARAIIDQLPDEDIVYVGDTGNGPYGPLTIPEIRAHALAIADDLVGRGVKALVIACNSASSACLRDARERYDVPVVEVILPAVRRAVAATRNGRIGVIGTRATITSHAYQDAFAAARDTEITAVACPRFVDFVERGVTSGRQVLGLAQGYLEPLQRAEVDTLVLGCTHYPLLSGLIQLALGENVTLVSSAEETAKEVVRVLTEMDLLRPHDAPPATRIFEATGDPEAFTKLAARFLGPVIGGVQPVHASRIR encoded by the coding sequence ATGAGTTCGCCGTTCGCTCCCGTCGGAGTCTTCGATTCCGGCGTCGGGGGACTCACGGTCGCGCGGGCCATCATCGACCAACTGCCCGACGAGGACATCGTCTACGTCGGCGACACCGGCAACGGACCGTACGGTCCGCTGACCATCCCGGAGATCCGTGCGCATGCGCTGGCCATCGCTGACGATCTGGTCGGCCGAGGCGTCAAGGCGCTGGTGATCGCCTGCAACTCGGCATCGTCGGCGTGCCTGCGGGATGCACGCGAGCGCTACGACGTGCCCGTCGTCGAGGTGATCTTGCCGGCGGTCCGGCGCGCGGTGGCCGCCACCCGCAATGGCCGCATCGGGGTCATCGGCACGCGGGCGACGATTACCTCACACGCCTATCAGGACGCGTTCGCCGCGGCCCGCGACACCGAAATCACCGCGGTGGCCTGCCCCCGGTTCGTGGACTTCGTCGAGCGCGGCGTCACCAGCGGTCGTCAGGTGCTCGGTCTGGCGCAGGGCTACCTGGAGCCGCTGCAACGCGCCGAGGTCGACACGCTGGTGCTTGGATGCACGCACTATCCACTGCTGTCCGGACTGATTCAACTGGCGCTGGGCGAGAACGTCACGCTGGTCTCCAGCGCCGAGGAGACCGCCAAGGAAGTGGTCCGGGTACTCACCGAGATGGATCTGCTGCGTCCGCATGACGCGCCGCCGGCAACCCGGATATTCGAAGCCACGGGCGACCCCGAAGCCTTCACCAAACTGGCCGCGCGATTTCTTGGTCCGGTGATCGGTGGTGTGCAACCCGTGCACGCCTCGCGCATCCGCTAG
- a CDS encoding virulence factor Mce family protein, translated as MRAKLIHDAVRLAVFLIVCLLGVFGLFAVFGQLRFGEETNSYNAEFNNVTGLENGDFVRIAGVEVGQVKKVAIQPNTTVLVNFTADRSVVLTKGSRAVIRYDDLIGGRYLALVEGAGGTEKLKPGDTIPMSRTAPALDLDALIGGFRPLLRALEPDQVNALSGQLIQALQGQGATINSFLAQTAALTTTLADRDQLIGEVIINLNVVLGSLGDQNDQFGKAVDAVAELVEGLQSRKEDITKGVAYTNAAAASIADLLAQARPPLVKTIGETDRTAGIVVADHEYFDNLLNTLPDAYQALSRQGIYGDFFSFYLCEIVLKLNGKGGQPVYVRVADQPTGRCTPR; from the coding sequence ATGAGGGCCAAGCTCATACATGACGCAGTGCGCCTTGCCGTGTTCCTGATTGTCTGCCTCCTCGGTGTATTCGGATTGTTCGCGGTCTTCGGGCAGCTGCGCTTCGGTGAGGAAACCAACAGCTATAACGCTGAGTTCAACAATGTGACCGGGCTGGAGAACGGCGACTTTGTCCGCATCGCCGGCGTCGAGGTCGGCCAGGTGAAAAAGGTTGCAATTCAGCCCAACACGACAGTGCTGGTCAACTTCACGGCCGATCGATCGGTGGTGCTGACCAAGGGCAGCAGGGCCGTCATCCGCTACGACGATCTCATCGGGGGCCGCTACCTGGCGCTGGTGGAAGGTGCCGGCGGCACCGAGAAGCTCAAGCCCGGTGACACGATTCCGATGTCGCGCACCGCGCCGGCGCTGGACCTGGACGCGCTGATCGGCGGTTTCCGACCGCTGCTACGGGCGCTGGAGCCAGATCAGGTAAATGCGCTATCAGGCCAGTTGATCCAGGCCCTGCAGGGCCAAGGAGCGACGATCAACTCGTTTCTCGCACAGACCGCGGCGCTGACGACCACGCTGGCCGACCGGGATCAACTGATCGGGGAGGTCATCATCAACCTCAACGTCGTGCTGGGGTCGCTCGGCGACCAAAACGACCAGTTCGGCAAAGCCGTCGACGCGGTCGCCGAGCTGGTGGAAGGTCTCCAGTCCCGCAAGGAGGACATCACCAAAGGCGTGGCTTACACCAATGCCGCCGCCGCAAGCATCGCGGACCTGTTGGCGCAGGCCCGGCCACCGCTGGTGAAGACCATCGGAGAGACAGACCGCACCGCGGGAATCGTGGTGGCCGATCACGAGTACTTCGACAACCTGCTCAACACGCTGCCGGATGCGTATCAAGCGCTCTCACGACAAGGCATTTACGGCGACTTTTTTAGTTTCTACCTCTGCGAAATCGTGCTCAAGCTTAACGGCAAGGGCGGCCAGCCGGTGTACGTCAGGGTCGCCGACCAGCCCACCGGGAGGTGTACGCCGCGGTGA
- a CDS encoding MCE family protein, whose translation MMRARWTGIAAGLVVLAAAVSGCAGWRGLNSLSLPGVEGTGPHAFTIQAQMPDVDNIEPNSRVRVGDVNVGTVTKIERQGWHALVTMQLNGNVDLPANATANLGQTSLLGSLHIELAPPTDVPPEGKLGEGSLIRLSSAGRFPSTEQALAAVALLLNGGGVSNIYDITEALSTAFAGREDDLRSLIEQLDQAIGYLDDQKADIIAATESVNNLIGQIADQKPVVDKALRTIPDALAVLRDERENLAEALAQLGKFSALAADSVNQTREALVHELKDLGPVLESLADAGPALTRALSFLPTFPFPKETLTNWMRGDYANLTLVLDLTLSRIDSGFFTGTRWECDLTELELQWGRTIGQMPSPCIAGGPFNQGNPLIAPYRWDQGP comes from the coding sequence ATGATGCGGGCTAGGTGGACAGGTATCGCGGCCGGCCTGGTCGTGTTGGCGGCCGCGGTGTCCGGCTGTGCCGGCTGGCGAGGGCTGAACTCACTTTCACTGCCGGGTGTCGAGGGCACGGGTCCTCACGCGTTCACCATTCAGGCGCAGATGCCCGACGTGGACAACATCGAGCCGAATTCCCGCGTCCGGGTTGGTGATGTGAATGTGGGCACGGTTACCAAGATCGAGCGTCAGGGCTGGCATGCATTGGTGACGATGCAGCTGAACGGCAACGTCGATCTGCCCGCCAACGCGACGGCCAACCTCGGACAGACCAGCCTGCTGGGTTCACTGCACATCGAGCTGGCTCCACCAACTGACGTGCCGCCCGAGGGCAAATTGGGAGAAGGCTCGTTGATCCGACTGTCGTCGGCGGGTAGGTTCCCGAGCACCGAGCAGGCGCTGGCCGCGGTGGCGCTGCTTCTCAACGGGGGCGGGGTCAGCAATATATACGACATCACCGAGGCATTGAGCACCGCCTTCGCCGGCCGCGAGGACGACTTGCGCAGCCTGATCGAGCAGCTCGACCAAGCTATCGGCTACCTCGACGACCAGAAGGCCGACATCATCGCCGCTACCGAAAGCGTGAACAACCTCATCGGCCAGATCGCCGATCAGAAGCCGGTGGTAGACAAGGCATTACGAACTATCCCGGATGCGCTGGCCGTCCTGCGAGACGAGCGCGAAAACCTGGCCGAGGCCCTCGCGCAGCTGGGCAAGTTCAGCGCGCTGGCCGCTGACTCGGTCAACCAAACCAGGGAGGCACTGGTTCACGAACTCAAAGACCTTGGGCCGGTGCTGGAGTCGCTGGCCGACGCCGGTCCGGCACTGACCCGCGCGCTGAGCTTCTTGCCCACTTTCCCATTTCCCAAGGAGACGCTCACCAACTGGATGCGTGGCGACTACGCCAATCTGACGTTGGTCCTCGACTTGACACTGAGCCGCATCGACTCCGGATTCTTCACCGGAACACGCTGGGAGTGCGATCTTACGGAACTGGAGCTGCAATGGGGTCGCACCATCGGGCAGATGCCCAGCCCCTGTATCGCCGGTGGTCCGTTCAATCAAGGCAACCCGTTGATTGCTCCGTACCGATGGGACCAGGGGCCGTGA
- a CDS encoding virulence factor Mce family protein produces the protein MKSFTERNQIVIGAVGLAITAGIVVGSLQYDKLPFFKPGKDYSAYFADAGGLTSGVPVQVSGLQVGEVSAIELDGPRVLVTFSVKRNIRLGDRSEAAIKTRGILGTKMLEVTSQGTGQLEGTIPVERTRSPYQLPDALGDLATTISGLNTIQLSDSLRVLAETFSDTPPQLRIAVEGVARFSQTLNERDAQLRGLLTNANKASTVLAERSDQIVGLVANTNALLAELASQSAALDQISGNISGLSRQLLGLIAENRATMRPALDKLNGVLTILDNRKERLQRSIKLLGDYSMSLGESVSSGPFFKTYVANLLPGQFLQPFIDAAFSDLGLDPNVLLPSERTDPQIGQPGTPPLPMPYPRTGQGGEPRLTLPDAITGNPGDPRYPYREPPPAPPPGGPPPGPPAVAPPELASTPQPTPSPVLVPAPGEVAPTPETGQ, from the coding sequence GTGAAGTCATTTACCGAACGCAACCAGATCGTCATCGGCGCCGTCGGGCTGGCGATCACCGCCGGCATCGTGGTGGGGTCGTTGCAGTACGACAAGCTGCCATTCTTCAAGCCCGGCAAGGACTACTCGGCCTACTTCGCCGACGCAGGTGGACTGACAAGCGGTGTGCCCGTACAAGTTTCGGGTTTGCAGGTGGGCGAGGTGTCGGCTATCGAGCTGGACGGGCCGCGGGTGCTGGTCACGTTCAGCGTCAAAAGGAACATCCGGCTCGGCGACCGCTCGGAGGCGGCGATCAAGACCAGGGGCATCCTGGGCACGAAGATGCTCGAGGTCACGTCCCAGGGCACCGGCCAGCTGGAGGGCACGATTCCGGTCGAACGCACCCGGTCGCCCTATCAGCTGCCCGACGCGCTCGGCGACCTGGCGACCACGATCAGCGGCCTGAACACCATTCAGTTGTCGGACTCGCTGCGGGTGTTGGCGGAGACGTTCTCCGATACCCCACCACAGCTGCGCATCGCGGTCGAGGGGGTGGCGCGGTTCTCCCAGACACTCAACGAGCGCGATGCGCAGCTGCGCGGCCTGCTCACCAACGCCAACAAGGCCTCGACGGTCCTGGCCGAGCGCAGCGATCAGATCGTCGGCCTGGTCGCCAACACCAACGCGCTGCTGGCCGAGTTGGCAAGCCAAAGCGCCGCGCTGGATCAGATCTCCGGCAACATCTCGGGGCTCAGCCGGCAGCTGCTGGGACTCATCGCCGAGAACCGCGCCACGATGCGACCCGCACTCGACAAACTCAACGGCGTGCTGACGATCCTCGACAACCGCAAGGAACGCCTGCAGAGGTCGATCAAACTGCTCGGCGACTACTCGATGTCGCTGGGTGAATCGGTGTCGTCCGGTCCGTTCTTCAAGACCTACGTCGCCAACCTGCTGCCGGGACAGTTCCTGCAGCCGTTCATTGACGCGGCTTTCTCCGACCTCGGCCTGGACCCCAACGTCCTGCTCCCATCGGAACGCACCGACCCGCAGATCGGCCAGCCGGGCACACCGCCGCTGCCGATGCCCTACCCACGGACCGGCCAAGGCGGCGAACCGCGTCTGACTCTTCCCGACGCGATCACTGGCAACCCCGGGGACCCTCGCTATCCCTACCGCGAGCCGCCACCGGCCCCGCCGCCGGGCGGCCCACCGCCGGGACCGCCGGCCGTGGCACCTCCCGAGTTGGCGTCCACCCCGCAGCCGACACCATCGCCGGTATTGGTGCCCGCGCCGGGTGAGGTAGCCCCCACGCCGGAGACCGGACAATGA